Genomic DNA from Dehalococcoidia bacterium:
GTCGCGATCGTGACCATCCACGCGATGAATTGAAGCCGACGCACCGGCAGCACCCGGCCTGAAGGCCGGCAGGACGATGAACTGGCAACTGCATCCCGACGTGATCTTCTGGATGGCCGTGCTCGAAGGCGGCTATCTCCTTCTCGTCCGGCGCGGCGCACGCCGGTATCCGGGCGAGTGCGTCGTCTCGCGCCGCCAGCTCGGCACCTACACACTTGGGGTGTTCGTGCTCTGGATCGCCGCCGGCACGCCGATCCACGACTACGGCGAGCAGTACCTGTTCAGCGTGCACATGATCCAGCACCTGCTGATCTCGATGGTCGGCGCGCCGCTGATGCTGCTGGGCACGCCCGCCTGGCTGCTGCGGCCGCTGCTGACGCGGCGCTACGTGCTGCCGGCCGCGCGCATCATTACCCTGCCGATCGTGGCGATCGTGATCTTCAATACGACGACCTTGTTCACGCATCTGCCGCCGTTCATGAACTACGTACTCGAGCACCATCCGTACCACTTCCTGGCGCACGTGGTGCTCTTTGCCACGGCGCTGCTGATGTGGTGGCCGGTCTTCAGCCCGCTGCCGGAATTGCCGCGGCTGCATTTCAGCGGACAGTTCATCTATCTGTTTGTACAGTCGCTCATCCCGTCGATCATCGCCTCATTTATGACCTTCGGCTCGACCGTACTCTACACCTACTATGAACATGTGCCACGCCGCTGGGGTCTCTCTCCCATCGACGACCAGGTGCTGGCCGGCCTGATCATGAAGCTCTCCGGCGGTGCGATCATCTTTGGGCTGATGGCGATCGTTTTCTTCCGCTGGTACAACCAGGAGCAGCGCGACCACCCCGACGCGCTCGAGGAGCTGGATACACGAGGCAGCCTGCCGCCCGAGCTGAGCTGGGATGAGATCGAAGCTGAACTGCAACGGATGGGCATCCACCAGGCGCAACGCTGAGTTGCGGCGCCCGTTCCGCCGCGCGGGGAATGACGTTACGGAGGCGATCACTCGTTGAGCATGCAGCACGACGCACACGGCGGCCAGGGCGGGGAACACGCTGCCGGCCAGCCGGCTTCTCGCGGTTTCTCTGAGAAGTTCCTGATCCCGCTTGCCATCCCCGTCGGCGCGGGCCTGGTAATCCTCTGCATCATCCTCGCGGTCTCGCAGATCCTGCTGGCCGTGCCCGAAGACGTGGCGACGCCGATCGCCCTGCTGATCGCGCTGGTGATCCTGCTGGGCTGCGCCTACTTCGCCACCGCGCGCAGCCTCAACCGCGGCATAGTCACGCTCGGCGTCGCCATTCCGGCCGTGATCCTCTTCGGGGCGGGCATCGGCGCGGGCATCTACCGCCAGGCGAACCCGAAGACGGAGAACAAGGGCGTTGAAGCGAACGCGGCGCCCAGGCCGCAGATCACCACCGACGACAAGTTCAGCGAGACGGCCTACACGGTGACCGCCGGCCAGCAAGTGACAATCGAGGTGGAGAACCACGGCAGCAACCTGCACAACATGCACGTCCTCGACGTGAAGAACCCCGACGGCAGCGACATCAAGACCGACATCCTGCAGGCCGGCACCTCGGCTAAGCTGACCTTCACCATCGACAAGCCCGGCACGTACAACTTCCAGTGCGACGTGCATCCGACGGAGATGAAGGGCACGATCACGGTGACGGCCGGTGCAGCCGGCGGTGGCGCCGCGGCAGGGAGCCTGGGCGAGGAGGCGACCGACGACAAGTTCTCGGCCACGCAGCTCACGGCGAAAGCCGGCCAGGCCGCGACCCTGACGCTGCAGAACAAGGGGCCGGCGAACCAGCACGACTGGCACCTGCTCGATGCCAAGAACGCCGACGGCTCGCCGATCATGACCAAGATCATCCCGCCCGGGCAGACCGATTCGATCCAGTTCACGATCGACAAGCCGGGTACGTACAACTTCCAGTGCGATGTCCACCCCACGCAGATGAAGGGCACGCTCGTCGTGCAGTGAGCGACGGCCGAGCCTCCGGCTGGCGGAGGCTCGGCCCGCAGCTCGAAGGAAGACCGCGGGAATCGGGCTGATCCGGCCCGGGCGCGTCGCGCCGGGCCAAACCGCGACAGATGGTTGATCTGCACGTCGTCGTCGTTGCCGGCGGCACGGATTGGCACACCGCGCTGAGTTTCTGGGTGCTGGTGTGCCTGGCCGGCGGCGTGTTCGCGGCGCTCAGCGGCGAGCTGCGAAACGTCGATGCGCTCGCCCTCGACCTCGCCCTGGCGGCCGCCGGCGGCGCCGCTCTCAACGTGCTTTCGCGCCCGTTGAGCACGGACCCGCTGGCCGGCATCTACGGAGTCCGAGTCTTCTGGACGGTCGCGGGCGCGCTGCTGGCGCTTTCCCTTGGACACGAGGCCACGCGCCTGTTTCGCCGCCTCGGCGTTACCTTGCCCATCGGCGCGGCCGGCGGCCCGCTCTCGCTGCTGCTCTGGCTCGGCGGCTGGCCGACGGAGCCTGGGCTGATCGAAGCCACGTACGACGGCGGGCTGCCGCTCAAGCTCTTGCCCGATTCACTGCATTACCAGACGCGCGGCGGCATCGTACCGGCCGCGCAGGCGCTCATGGTGAGGCAGCTCGCCCGTGCGGGCGCCGACGGCGAGTCGCTCGTGCTCAGGGCGCCCAGCGATCCACGCGATGCCGGCAGCCCGCTGCGCGAGATTCGTCTCGCCGGCGTGCGGCCGTGCGGGCGGGCCGCGGCGCTGGCCGAGGAGATCCAACACCTGCGCGGTATGGCGAGCTGAGGCGCCGCTCAGGCGCTCTCCCGCTCTGCCTGCGCGGCGGCAGCCAGCACGCGGCGCGCGTACGCATCCCAGTTGATGAAGACGTTGCCCGGATTGCCCAGCGCCGACCGCAGGCCGCGCAGCAGCCCCTGCACGCGGAAGACGAACAACGCCTCGCCGGTGATGCCGTCGATCGAGGCGCCGCGGAAGCCACGGGCCATGCGCACGTTCACCGCCGCGCCGCTGTCATCCGCGTCGTCCGGCTGATCGGACGCCATGCCGAGTGTTTGCTGCGCCATGCGCAGGTAGGCGCCCATATCGGACTCGGGCAGGTGCACGCCGATCAGGCGGATGGCGCGCAGCATGCCGGCCGGATCCTGCATGGCCGCCGAGTGGGAAAGCGTGGCAAAACCCTCGCGCACCACCTCCGGCAGCTCCAGCGAGATGCCGAAATCGATCAGCGCCACGCGCCCGTCGCGCAGGATCAAGATATTGCCGGGGTGCGGGTCGCCGTGAAAGAAGCCGTGACCCAGCACCTGGTCGCCGAAGAGATCGACGATCGTCTCGGCCAGCGGCTCGGGCGCGATGCCCGCCGCGCGCAGCGCCGCGACGTGCGTGACCTTGATGCCGTCGATGTACTCCATCACCAGCACGCGCGGACTGCCGAGGTCCGTCACGATCGCCGGCACCACCACGTCATCGCGGTGTGCGAGCTCGGCCGCGATGCGCCGCGCGTTGTCCGCCTCGCCCCGCAGATCCAGCTCGCGCGGCACCAGCCGCGCGAGCTCGCGGTAGATCACGCGGAAGTCGTAGCGCGGCCAGATGCGGCCCACCACCTTCACCAGCAGGCCAAGGTTGCGCAGGTCGGCCTTCACCAGCGCCTCGATGTCGGGATAGAGCACCTTCACCGCGACCTCGCGGCCGTCCGGCAGGAACGCGCGATGCACCTGCGCCAGCGAGGCCGAGGCGATCGGCCTCTTTTCGAAGCGGGAGAAGAGAGCGGCAATCGGCGCGCCGAGCTCGCGCTCGACCTGGCCGGCGATCACGTGGAAGGGCCGTGCCGGGGCCGCGTCCTGCAACGTGGCCAGCGCCTCGATGTACGGCTCCGGCACCAGG
This window encodes:
- a CDS encoding cupredoxin domain-containing protein; this translates as MQHDAHGGQGGEHAAGQPASRGFSEKFLIPLAIPVGAGLVILCIILAVSQILLAVPEDVATPIALLIALVILLGCAYFATARSLNRGIVTLGVAIPAVILFGAGIGAGIYRQANPKTENKGVEANAAPRPQITTDDKFSETAYTVTAGQQVTIEVENHGSNLHNMHVLDVKNPDGSDIKTDILQAGTSAKLTFTIDKPGTYNFQCDVHPTEMKGTITVTAGAAGGGAAAGSLGEEATDDKFSATQLTAKAGQAATLTLQNKGPANQHDWHLLDAKNADGSPIMTKIIPPGQTDSIQFTIDKPGTYNFQCDVHPTQMKGTLVVQ
- a CDS encoding cytochrome c oxidase assembly protein; protein product: MNWQLHPDVIFWMAVLEGGYLLLVRRGARRYPGECVVSRRQLGTYTLGVFVLWIAAGTPIHDYGEQYLFSVHMIQHLLISMVGAPLMLLGTPAWLLRPLLTRRYVLPAARIITLPIVAIVIFNTTTLFTHLPPFMNYVLEHHPYHFLAHVVLFATALLMWWPVFSPLPELPRLHFSGQFIYLFVQSLIPSIIASFMTFGSTVLYTYYEHVPRRWGLSPIDDQVLAGLIMKLSGGAIIFGLMAIVFFRWYNQEQRDHPDALEELDTRGSLPPELSWDEIEAELQRMGIHQAQR
- a CDS encoding AarF/ABC1/UbiB kinase family protein, whose amino-acid sequence is GGRQGWSSARPRRRSERTPACPGRSAAAAASRYTRSMKTEASRSLRGPLAEAWLTFAQAYRTAVLFWNAGVIAAGYLRVQRRAKRLAPEQAAPLWEAQHRRSAPRLLRTIRRLRGMLTKSGQYLSARPDLVPEPYIEALATLQDAAPARPFHVIAGQVERELGAPIAALFSRFEKRPIASASLAQVHRAFLPDGREVAVKVLYPDIEALVKADLRNLGLLVKVVGRIWPRYDFRVIYRELARLVPRELDLRGEADNARRIAAELAHRDDVVVPAIVTDLGSPRVLVMEYIDGIKVTHVAALRAAGIAPEPLAETIVDLFGDQVLGHGFFHGDPHPGNILILRDGRVALIDFGISLELPEVVREGFATLSHSAAMQDPAGMLRAIRLIGVHLPESDMGAYLRMAQQTLGMASDQPDDADDSGAAVNVRMARGFRGASIDGITGEALFVFRVQGLLRGLRSALGNPGNVFINWDAYARRVLAAAAQAERESA